The DNA sequence CGTTCTGGAACGCGGTCTTCTGCTCGAGAACGAGCACTTCTCCCTCGCAGAAAAGACCATAACCCTGTTCCTGCAGCGCAACGGCTTCTCACAATACGATATCCTTGTTCTGAACGGCATCCCGAGGCACGAGGGCCAGGCAAGGGATATCGAACGCATCGCGCACGTTCACGCGCTCATTGTTCTCGATTGTGTTGCCGAGGAAGTATTCTGCAGGATCCGGGACAATGTGGGAGGGGACAGAACGGAACGCGTGGATGACAACGTGGAACTGATCGGGAAGAAGCTCGCTCTCTTCAGGTCGCGGACCGCGCCACTGATTGACCATTATGAGAAGCTCGGCCGGATGATCTACCGGTTGGCCGTGAGCGGGACCATGACGCCCGCAGAGGCCTATCAAAAGCTCTCAGCGCTTGCCGCCGCTGACCCACCAGTCGCCCTTATCGCTGAACCACCAGAGCGATGAGTCCGTTTCCAGAATGACCTTTGCCAGCTCCTTCGCTGCGTCTGTTTGCAGCCGCTTGAGCGAAAAAGCCAGCCACTCCTCGGCATAGGTGTTTCCCAGGTCCTTGTACTCCTTGAGCGCGAGGATCATCTCGAGCTGGTCTGCATCGCGCGCCAGCTTTGCTTCCCCGGTTTTTCCCTCGTTGAATTCAAGGACCAACTCCCGGATCTCGTCACCGAACGGCAGCGTTGCCGCAAGATCTTCAATGGCCTTTTTCTCGTTCGCCTCCACGTATTTTTTGTTCACGTAATTGAGGTCGCCCGTCCGCGCTTCGGGAAGGTCATGGAACAGGCACATCTTGATCATGCGGTCCACGTCCACGCCCTGTGCAAGCTTTGCCAGGGAATAGCCGATGTACGTCGTGCGGAAGATATGTTCCGCCACGGATTCCGCTCCGGTACCCAGGAATTGAAACCCGCTCCGCGGCGTGCGCTTCAGCATGCCCGCTTCGAACAGAAAGTTTGCGATATTTTTCATGAGCCGCTCTTTATGCAACGATTTCCCTTCTCCGTAAATACATTCCGCGTTCCCCAGTGACATCCAGAAAAGACCAGATGACAGTATATCCCTCTGGTCTTTGTTTTCCCTGTCCCGTTGTCTCCCTCTCTGGCATCCCGATGATTGGTTTTCCCCAGGTGCGCTCTTCGTTCTTTATTATTACTGGATATAAATAAAAATAGCAGTAGTAGTAGTAAGTGATGTGAAGATGTTGGTAGTGGCAAGAACGTTATGAAAAGGAACGATAAAGACTTTCAGAGAAACTGTCGACACGGTTGTGCGAATCGGGAGCGGGCGGTGTGGAAAACTCGCCCGGAGGACTTCTCCACACCTTGTCCATCCCGATTTCACAGGAGCCCGTTATTAACCCGGAGGCCAGGAGAACCTGCGGCCTGACAGAAGATGGAGATGAACATGAAACACGGTTTGTCCGGCGCCGGCGCCGTTGTTGATGACCATGCGATAGCCTTTTTTGTCCAGGCCTTGCAGCTCCGCAATCGTTTTTGCGACGAGAAAGAGGTGGCCGACCGTATCCTTGTCCCTGCCGGTCATGCTGTGGATCTCGGGAATGTGCTTCTTGGGAACCACGAGGATATGGGCGGGGGCCTGGGGATTGATATCCTCGAACGCCAGCGACGACTCGTCCTCGTATACGATCTTCGAGGGAATCTTCTTTTCGATGATCCTGCAGAAGATACAGTTCGGATCGAGGCTCACTTTGCGGCCTCCTGGCGTGAAAAGCTGCGGAAGAAACAGCTCCGCGAACCCGTGTGGCACGCAGGCCCTGTTTGGTCCACCCTGATGAGCAGCGTGTCCTGATCGCAGTCGTAGAGGATGTCCTTGACGCGTTGGACGTGCCCCGAGGTCTCGCCCTTCTGCCAGAATTTCTGACGCGAGCGGCTCCAGAACCAGGTCATGCCGCTTTCCACGGTTTTCCGGAGCGATTCGGCATTCATATACGCGACCATCAGGACCTCGTTGCTCTGCCAGTCCTGTATGACCGCGGGAATGAGGCCTTTCTCATCAAACTTGAGGTTGTCCGGTATCTTCATGTGAGAGCTTTGTATCACAATTCCGGAAAAATGTCCAGCCGGCGTCTTCGGACAGGAAGAAAAAGGCAAATAAAAAAACCGGCCAGTAAACAAAGGCCGGTCCTGCATGCAAGTCAGAGAATGGATCTTTAGATAAAGAGATTGATGTCAGCGTCAGCGGCCGCATCCAGCCAGGCCGCTGCGCCGCTGAACTCTACGCCGTCGATGATGTCCGACTGCTTGTAGCCCATCACGTCCATGGTCATCTGGCAGGCGATGAGCTTTACGCCGCTTTCCTTCGCCATTTCGAGCAGCTGGCCCACGCTCGCGACGCCGTGCTTCTTGAACATGGACTTCATCATTGCCGTTGCCATGGCCTCCATGCCCGGGAGCGACGCAACCAGGGTAGGAATGGGTACCGGCATCGGCATGGCCGGATTGCCGAGCGGCGAGATCTTCAGCTTTTCCGTGTTGTCCTTCTTGATGATCTCGAGACCGTAGAAGGTGAAGAAGATGGTGACGTCGACATCCATGGCAACTGCTGTCGTCGCAAGGATAAGCGGCGGATAGGTCATGTCTAGTGTGCCCTTCGACGCAATGATTGTCATTTTTTTATTTGCCATGGTATTCTCCTTATGCGGTTTTCTTGATGAAGAAGATGAATGAGCCTGAGCCCTCTTCCACCTTCAGGATCTCATTGCCGGTCCTCTTTGCCCAGGATGCCATATCGTTCTTGGACCCCGGGTCCGTCGTCTCGACCTTCAAGACCTGGTCTTTGGCAAGCGCCTCAACAGCCTTTTTCGTTTTCAGGATCGGGAGCGGGCAGCTCATACCCTTCGCGTCAAGCACTTGGTCAACCTTGATTTCCGCAGACATGCTACACCTCCACATTATTAGAAATGACAGCTGATAAAAAAACAAGTGTTTTATGTTACAGCATTAATAGTTTCGAAGTCAAGCAATTTTTTATCAAGCACGCTTTGTACAGTATTCCAATCAAGTTGGAGGCCGTTAAAAGAATTTCGAAGTAGATATAACTGAATCCATGGCTTCGTCATCCTCATCAGCACGGTTTGAACATTCTGCACGGATGTCGGAAAAAACATAAAAAAAATAAATATGATACGAGGCTCGACATTCATCGGAGAAACTGTGAGGTTCGTACGTCATGAGTTGGAAAAGGTCCGCAATGTTATCGTGCGTCAGACATCCGAAGTGCAGTCAAAGTGTGAGTCTCAACAGTCTGCCCCTTTCCGCATCCTTTTGCGGATAAAACCCAAAATACCAGGGTTCCCACGATACATGTTGTGTGCTTTCGAAAAAGGCCTTGCCAGAAGATAGGGGTTCTGGTATAGTCAAGCCTTCCCTTACCGGATGCCGCAGAGTCAAGAAGATCAGTTTAGCAAAATACATGCTAAACACAATCCTCCAGCGATAGCAAAATTCACGCAAAATAAGGCTAAAAAAAAGCGGACCATAAGCCTCCGTCACGAGCGTCAACTACCTGAAAAACAAGCAAATATATCGTTCTTAACACCTGTGGATAAGCGTGTTTGTAACTAATGCGGTTTTTATGGGGTTTTTATGGATCGGGAACGTGTCTGGGAAGAGATACTGCTGCTCATAGAAAACCGAATGTCCAAGCAGGGTTATGACACCTGGTTCAGCCAGTCCAAGCTGCTGTCCCTTGATGGTAACCGCCTGGTCATTGAAGTGCCGAGCAAATTCCACCGCGACTGGGTAAAGGAACACTATTGGACTACGTTGTACGATGTCATCAAGGAAGTCACCAAGCGCGATGACGTGGAAATCGACTTCTATGTTCAGCCGCAGCAGCCGAAAAAGGCCCAGCGACATGTGAAAGAGGAAAAAAAAGACGGGCGCGAGGAAAAAATCGGCCTCTTCGAGAGAAAGTACACCTTCAACAACTTTGTGGTCGGTCCGAGCAACCAGTTCGCCCATGCGGCAGCAAAGGCGGTGGCCGACGCACCGGGGCGGGCCTACAATCCCCTGTTCATCTACAGCGGGGTCGGACTGGGCAAGACCCATCTCGTAAACGCTATCGGCCACCATATCCAGAGCAGATCGCCCAAGACCAAGGTGGCCTACCTTTCCTCGGAACAGTTCACGAACGAACTCATCAACCGCATGAGCCACCAGCGCATGGAAGAGTTCCGCCAGAAATACCGGAACATGGATGTCCTGCTCATCGACGACATCCAGTTCATTGCCGGCAAGGAGCGGACGCAGGAGGAGTTCTTTCATACCTTTAACGCTCTCTATGAAACGCAGAAACAGATCGTGCTGACCAGCGATCGCCAGCCCAAGGAAATACCGGACATCGAGGAGCGGCTTCGATCCCGCTTCGAGTGCGGACTGATCTCGGACATCCAGTCTCCCGATCTAGAAACGAGGATCGCGATCCTGAAGAAAAAGGCGGACTTCTGGGGCATCCGGCTCCCCGATGATGTGGCGGAATTTCTCGCGTCGATGATGAAGAACAACATCCGCGAGCTCGAGGGAGGCCTGGTGAAGCTCGGCGCGGTTTCGTCCCTGACCAACATGGAGATCACCCAGGAGCTTGCTAAGAACGAACTCAAATACATTCTCGACAGCCGCGAAAAAGTGATTACCAACGAGCTCGTCCAGAAGACGGTGTCCGAAGCCTTCGGGATCAAGATCTCGGATTTGAAGTCGAAGCGCCGCACCAAGGCCATCGTCCTGCCGAGGCAGGTCGCCATGTATCTCTGCAGGAACGTGGTCGGTTCATCCCTTCCGGAAACAGGAAAGTTCTTCGGCGGGAAAGATCACAGCACAGTCATTCACGCATGCAAAGTGATCGAGGAAAAGAAGGAAAAAGACCCTGAACTGAAGGCCCGGATCGAGATGTTGATTAAGCAGTTAAGGCATTGATTCTCAAAAAGAAAAGGCCTCATATTTTTATTGCTATTTGGAAGGGATTCTGATAAAATTCTCGGACGTCACAGGAGGCTTCCCTAGATGAAACTCAAGATCAAGAAAGAGGAAATCCTGAAGGGGTTGCAGAGGATCCAGGGGGTCGTCGAGAAAAAGAACACGATGCCCATTCTCTCCAATATGCTCCTCACGGCCGACGACAACGGCATCGAGATCGTTGCGACGGACCTCGAGATCGGACTGCGGGGACGCTACACTGCAGAGGTCGAGAAGCCGGGATCCGTCACCGTGTCGGCAAAGAAAATGTACGAGATCGTCCGCGAGCTTCCGGCGGACGATATCCAGATCAAGGTGGAGGACGGCAGCTGGGTCAAGATCCAGTCTGGCCATTCCCAGTTCAAGCTCGTGGCGCTCCCCAAGGAGGAATTCCCCGCCCTTCCCGACGTTGCCGAAGAGGGCATGATCGCCATCGAGGGCGAGACGCTCAGGGAGATGATCAAGAAGACCCTGTACTCGGTCGGGGAGAACGACGCCCGCTACGTGCTGAACGGCCTGTTCGTCCAGATGAACCAGGGCAAGAACGGCCTGAACATCCGCATGGTGGGCACCGACGGCCACCGTCTCTCGATGATCGACCGCGTCATCGATGCGAAGCACAAGGAAGAGAGCATGATCATCCCGAAGAAGGCGATGATGGAGCTTCGTCGCCTTCTGGAAGAGGACTCTTCGAAGGCAGAACTGCGGATCGGGTTCAGCAAGAACCACGCCCTGTTCAAGCGGGACGGCCTGGTCATGGTGTCCAAGCTCATCGACGGCAATTACCCCAACTACCTGCAGGTGGTGCCCGCCAAGAGCACCAAGAAGGTTGCTGTGTCCAAGGATCTTTTCTCCCATGCCGTGAAGCGGGTCTCCATCCTCTCGAAGGAAAAGACGAACGCGGTTAAACTGCAGCTCGAAAAGGACACCATCGTTCTTTCCACGAACAACCCCGAGGTGGGAGAGGC is a window from the Nitrospirota bacterium genome containing:
- the dnaN gene encoding DNA polymerase III subunit beta, with protein sequence MKLKIKKEEILKGLQRIQGVVEKKNTMPILSNMLLTADDNGIEIVATDLEIGLRGRYTAEVEKPGSVTVSAKKMYEIVRELPADDIQIKVEDGSWVKIQSGHSQFKLVALPKEEFPALPDVAEEGMIAIEGETLREMIKKTLYSVGENDARYVLNGLFVQMNQGKNGLNIRMVGTDGHRLSMIDRVIDAKHKEESMIIPKKAMMELRRLLEEDSSKAELRIGFSKNHALFKRDGLVMVSKLIDGNYPNYLQVVPAKSTKKVAVSKDLFSHAVKRVSILSKEKTNAVKLQLEKDTIVLSTNNPEVGEASEELAVDYKGESITIGFNSRYLMDVLSAIDRSNIALELNDSLSPCLITEEGDEHYKCVVMPMRV
- the dnaA gene encoding chromosomal replication initiator protein DnaA, translating into MDRERVWEEILLLIENRMSKQGYDTWFSQSKLLSLDGNRLVIEVPSKFHRDWVKEHYWTTLYDVIKEVTKRDDVEIDFYVQPQQPKKAQRHVKEEKKDGREEKIGLFERKYTFNNFVVGPSNQFAHAAAKAVADAPGRAYNPLFIYSGVGLGKTHLVNAIGHHIQSRSPKTKVAYLSSEQFTNELINRMSHQRMEEFRQKYRNMDVLLIDDIQFIAGKERTQEEFFHTFNALYETQKQIVLTSDRQPKEIPDIEERLRSRFECGLISDIQSPDLETRIAILKKKADFWGIRLPDDVAEFLASMMKNNIRELEGGLVKLGAVSSLTNMEITQELAKNELKYILDSREKVITNELVQKTVSEAFGIKISDLKSKRRTKAIVLPRQVAMYLCRNVVGSSLPETGKFFGGKDHSTVIHACKVIEEKKEKDPELKARIEMLIKQLRH
- a CDS encoding sulfurtransferase TusA family protein; its protein translation is MSAEIKVDQVLDAKGMSCPLPILKTKKAVEALAKDQVLKVETTDPGSKNDMASWAKRTGNEILKVEEGSGSFIFFIKKTA
- a CDS encoding histidine triad nucleotide-binding protein produces the protein MSLDPNCIFCRIIEKKIPSKIVYEDESSLAFEDINPQAPAHILVVPKKHIPEIHSMTGRDKDTVGHLFLVAKTIAELQGLDKKGYRMVINNGAGAGQTVFHVHLHLLSGRRFSWPPG
- a CDS encoding DsrE/DsrF/DrsH-like family protein encodes the protein MANKKMTIIASKGTLDMTYPPLILATTAVAMDVDVTIFFTFYGLEIIKKDNTEKLKISPLGNPAMPMPVPIPTLVASLPGMEAMATAMMKSMFKKHGVASVGQLLEMAKESGVKLIACQMTMDVMGYKQSDIIDGVEFSGAAAWLDAAADADINLFI
- a CDS encoding HD domain-containing protein; the encoded protein is MKNIANFLFEAGMLKRTPRSGFQFLGTGAESVAEHIFRTTYIGYSLAKLAQGVDVDRMIKMCLFHDLPEARTGDLNYVNKKYVEANEKKAIEDLAATLPFGDEIRELVLEFNEGKTGEAKLARDADQLEMILALKEYKDLGNTYAEEWLAFSLKRLQTDAAKELAKVILETDSSLWWFSDKGDWWVSGGKR
- a CDS encoding nucleoside monophosphate kinase — encoded protein: MTTSCPHPIDSILLLGPTGVGKSPLGDAIVRNGLFGRSCHHLDFGSELRNAVSDGERSASYSPEELDFIHGVLERGLLLENEHFSLAEKTITLFLQRNGFSQYDILVLNGIPRHEGQARDIERIAHVHALIVLDCVAEEVFCRIRDNVGGDRTERVDDNVELIGKKLALFRSRTAPLIDHYEKLGRMIYRLAVSGTMTPAEAYQKLSALAAADPPVALIAEPPER